One genomic window of Cellulophaga sp. Hel_I_12 includes the following:
- a CDS encoding YggS family pyridoxal phosphate-dependent enzyme, protein MSITENLNNIKKTIPENVTLVAVSKTKPNSDLLEAYEAGQRIFGENKVQEMTQKWEDLPKDMEWHMIGHVQTNKVKYMAEYVHLIHGVDSFKLLKEINKQAKKYDRVIPCLLQIHIAKEDTKFGLDETELFEILASDTFRNLKHIQVVGLMGMATFTDNEAQVRGEFQFLKSLFDAAKNKISSLKVLSMGMSGDYKIAIEEGSTMVRIGSSIFGSR, encoded by the coding sequence ATGTCGATTACAGAGAATCTAAATAACATAAAAAAAACAATCCCTGAAAACGTGACCCTTGTGGCCGTTTCAAAAACAAAACCGAATAGTGACTTACTAGAAGCCTACGAAGCGGGTCAGCGTATTTTTGGAGAGAACAAAGTGCAAGAAATGACCCAGAAATGGGAAGACTTACCTAAAGATATGGAGTGGCACATGATTGGTCATGTACAAACCAATAAGGTAAAATACATGGCAGAATATGTACATTTAATTCATGGCGTAGATAGCTTTAAATTATTAAAAGAGATTAACAAACAAGCGAAAAAGTACGATAGAGTAATTCCGTGTTTGTTACAAATTCACATCGCTAAAGAAGATACAAAGTTTGGTTTAGATGAAACGGAGCTTTTTGAAATATTAGCAAGTGATACTTTCCGAAATTTAAAGCATATTCAAGTAGTGGGGTTGATGGGGATGGCTACGTTTACAGACAACGAAGCTCAAGTTCGTGGCGAATTTCAATTTTTGAAATCGCTTTTTGATGCTGCTAAAAACAAAATTTCAAGCCTAAAGGTTTTATCGATGGGCATGAGCGGTGACTATAAAATTGCAATAGAAGAAGGCAGTACTATGGTTAGGATTGGCAGTAGTATTTTCGGAAGTAGATAA
- a CDS encoding GntP family permease: METQLILAVVLGIAILLFLILRLKINAFIALLIGSITVGLIAGLNAKEIIDTIKDGMGSTLGFVATVVGLGAMFGAILEYSGGAKTIADFMIRKFGLKNAPLAMVISGFLIAIPVFFDVAFIILVPMIYALQRKTKKSLLLYAIPLLAGLAITHAFIPPTPGPIAVAEIIGAELGWVILIGFIVGIPTALLSGLVFGKFIAQKIHVEAPAELSKNDSNQLPNISLTLWIISTPIVLILLNTFISSGIILHVPYGLLNFIALIGHPFSALIIANLLAWYFFGIKRKISKEKLFKITSKSLEPAGTIILLTGAGGVFKQVLTTTGAGELLATSLTNIGFPILAFAFVSAAIVRIIQGSSTVAMITAAGLVAPLLVQTNFGDAQLACLVIAIASGASIFSHVNDSGFWLVGQYLKISEKETFQSWTMMTTILAITGFITVCIVNAFL, translated from the coding sequence GTGGAAACTCAATTAATATTAGCTGTAGTTTTAGGTATTGCAATTCTGCTATTTCTAATTCTAAGACTTAAAATAAATGCCTTTATAGCCTTATTAATTGGTAGCATTACCGTTGGTTTAATTGCGGGATTGAACGCTAAAGAAATTATTGATACCATAAAAGACGGTATGGGGAGCACCCTGGGATTTGTAGCCACAGTGGTGGGTTTAGGGGCCATGTTTGGTGCTATTTTAGAATATTCAGGAGGTGCCAAAACTATTGCCGATTTCATGATTCGGAAATTCGGGTTAAAAAATGCACCTCTTGCGATGGTAATCTCTGGGTTTTTAATTGCAATTCCTGTGTTTTTTGATGTTGCATTTATTATTCTAGTACCTATGATTTATGCCTTACAACGTAAAACTAAAAAATCATTACTATTATATGCTATACCACTATTAGCAGGTTTAGCCATTACGCATGCTTTTATCCCCCCTACTCCTGGCCCCATTGCCGTTGCAGAAATCATTGGTGCAGAACTGGGTTGGGTTATTTTAATAGGATTTATCGTTGGAATCCCGACCGCATTACTTAGCGGATTGGTTTTCGGTAAATTTATTGCTCAGAAAATTCATGTCGAAGCCCCTGCAGAACTGTCAAAAAATGACAGTAATCAATTACCAAACATAAGCCTAACCCTATGGATTATTAGTACTCCAATTGTTTTAATTCTACTAAACACCTTTATCAGCAGTGGTATAATTCTTCATGTACCTTATGGATTACTTAATTTTATAGCACTTATTGGGCACCCATTTTCAGCATTAATCATTGCGAATTTATTGGCTTGGTACTTTTTCGGAATTAAAAGAAAAATTAGTAAAGAAAAACTCTTTAAAATTACTAGTAAATCATTAGAACCCGCCGGAACAATTATTTTATTAACGGGTGCAGGAGGTGTTTTCAAACAAGTTTTAACCACTACGGGCGCCGGAGAACTGTTGGCCACTTCATTGACAAATATAGGCTTCCCTATACTAGCTTTTGCCTTTGTAAGTGCTGCTATAGTGCGTATTATTCAAGGTTCTTCAACCGTTGCCATGATCACAGCTGCAGGTTTGGTTGCACCACTACTTGTTCAAACCAATTTCGGAGATGCTCAATTGGCCTGTTTAGTCATTGCCATCGCATCCGGGGCAAGTATTTTTTCTCACGTAAATGATAGTGGATTTTGGTTGGTTGGGCAATATTTAAAAATTTCTGAAAAAGAAACCTTTCAATCATGGACCATGATGACCACAATATTAGCTATAACCGGTTTTATCACAGTTTGCATCGTAAATGCTTTTCTTTAA
- a CDS encoding gluconokinase yields MKNNEGFVFFVMGVSGTGKSTIGKLLAADLGLPFFDGDDYHPKANIDKMAAGKPLNDKDRKDWLVKLNSIAVTHQKDGAVIACSALKKSYRTTLHHQLKNHFFIFLEGSFDLILNRMGSRKDHFMPTELLNSQFDALEVPDATEAVIRVPIDRSPEQIISEIIKQLK; encoded by the coding sequence ATGAAAAATAACGAAGGTTTTGTATTTTTTGTCATGGGCGTCTCTGGTACTGGTAAATCCACCATTGGGAAATTATTAGCCGCAGATTTAGGCCTTCCGTTTTTTGATGGAGATGATTATCACCCCAAAGCCAATATTGATAAAATGGCGGCTGGAAAGCCTTTAAATGATAAGGATAGAAAAGATTGGTTGGTAAAACTAAATAGCATTGCTGTAACGCACCAGAAAGATGGGGCTGTTATTGCATGCTCTGCCTTAAAAAAGAGCTATAGAACTACCTTACACCACCAGTTAAAAAATCATTTTTTTATATTTCTAGAAGGTTCTTTTGATTTGATTTTAAACCGAATGGGGAGTAGAAAAGATCATTTTATGCCCACTGAATTACTGAACTCTCAGTTTGATGCTTTAGAAGTACCCGATGCTACTGAAGCTGTTATCAGGGTACCGATCGATAGATCTCCAGAACAAATTATTTCTGAAATAATAAAACAACTTAAGTAG
- a CDS encoding 3-hydroxybutyryl-CoA dehydrogenase has protein sequence MKNIAVIGAGTMGNGIAHVFAQNGFKVHLIDISSESLEKGMATITKNLDRMLAKEVISEADKKTTLAQITTFTDLKEGVKTVDLVVEAATENIDLKLKIFKNLDEVCDADTILATNTSSISITHIASVTKRADKVIGMHFMNPVPIMKLVEIIRGYNTSDAVTKTIMELSEQLGKTPTEVNDYPGFVANRILMPMINEAIETLYNGVAGVQEIDTVMKLGMAHPMGPLQLADFIGLDVCLSILNVMHDGFKNPKYAPCPLLVNMVMAHKLGVKSGEGFYDYTQSRKAEHVAKAFLKG, from the coding sequence ATGAAAAATATAGCAGTTATCGGGGCAGGAACAATGGGAAACGGAATCGCACATGTTTTTGCTCAAAACGGTTTTAAGGTCCATTTAATTGATATTTCAAGTGAGTCCTTGGAAAAAGGAATGGCAACAATCACTAAAAATTTAGATCGAATGCTCGCCAAAGAAGTAATTTCTGAAGCAGATAAAAAGACTACGCTAGCCCAAATTACCACCTTTACAGACCTTAAAGAAGGAGTCAAAACGGTTGACTTAGTGGTAGAGGCTGCGACAGAAAATATCGATTTAAAATTAAAGATTTTCAAGAATTTAGACGAGGTATGTGATGCTGATACTATTTTGGCGACCAACACCTCTTCTATTTCTATTACGCATATCGCATCCGTAACCAAACGCGCTGACAAAGTGATTGGTATGCACTTTATGAACCCAGTACCCATCATGAAATTAGTCGAAATTATTAGAGGCTACAATACCTCTGATGCTGTGACAAAAACAATTATGGAGCTTTCTGAACAATTAGGAAAAACACCTACGGAAGTTAATGATTACCCTGGCTTTGTGGCAAATAGAATTTTAATGCCTATGATTAATGAAGCTATTGAAACCTTATACAACGGTGTTGCTGGTGTTCAAGAAATTGATACGGTGATGAAATTAGGTATGGCGCACCCGATGGGACCTTTACAATTGGCTGATTTTATTGGTTTAGATGTTTGCCTATCCATCTTAAACGTTATGCACGACGGATTTAAAAACCCGAAATACGCCCCTTGTCCTCTGCTAGTCAATATGGTCATGGCACATAAATTAGGCGTTAAATCTGGTGAAGGCTTTTATGATTATACGCAGTCGAGAAAAGCAGAGCATGTGGCGAAGGCGTTTTTAAAGGGTTAA
- the coaBC gene encoding bifunctional phosphopantothenoylcysteine decarboxylase/phosphopantothenate--cysteine ligase CoaBC, with protein sequence MLSGKKILLGITGGIAAYKTTFLVRLLVKAGADVKIILTDSASSFVSPLTLATLSKNPVLSSFVKEEAHSVSWNNHVALGLWADFMLIAPATANTLSKMANGSCDNLLLATYLSAKCPVFFAPAMDLDMYHHPTTKESFKKLTSFGNSMIPATSGELASGLHGEGRMAEPEAIVAFIKQHIVKGLALSGKKVLITAGPTYEAIDPVRFIGNHSSGLMGFELAKAAANLGAEVFLISGPSHLTIQHDLVHLTRVVSADEMYHEVHKHYSFVDIAIAAAAVADYRPKTVAVQKIKKSEANLSIDFVKNKDILYAMGELKKSQFLVGFALESENEVENAIGKLKKKNLDAIVLNSLNDVGAGFGKKTNKIAFIDKNSLIKTFDLKTKAEVALDILNQIIQRMHA encoded by the coding sequence ATGTTAAGCGGAAAAAAAATTCTTTTAGGTATTACTGGAGGTATTGCCGCTTACAAAACTACTTTTTTGGTCAGGTTATTAGTAAAAGCTGGCGCTGATGTTAAAATTATTTTAACGGATAGCGCCAGTTCTTTTGTTTCGCCCCTAACGCTCGCTACACTTTCGAAAAATCCTGTTTTATCCTCTTTTGTAAAGGAAGAAGCGCATAGTGTATCTTGGAATAACCACGTAGCACTTGGCTTATGGGCCGACTTTATGCTTATTGCACCAGCTACGGCCAATACGCTTTCTAAAATGGCAAATGGCAGCTGTGATAATTTATTATTGGCTACCTACTTATCTGCTAAATGCCCAGTTTTTTTTGCACCAGCGATGGATTTGGATATGTACCATCACCCTACCACAAAAGAATCGTTTAAAAAATTAACTTCTTTTGGAAATAGTATGATACCCGCTACCTCTGGGGAACTAGCAAGCGGATTGCATGGTGAAGGCAGAATGGCAGAACCCGAGGCTATTGTTGCCTTTATAAAACAACATATAGTAAAAGGCTTAGCCTTAAGTGGTAAAAAAGTACTTATTACAGCTGGACCCACCTATGAAGCCATAGACCCTGTTCGGTTTATTGGCAACCATTCTTCAGGTTTAATGGGTTTTGAGCTGGCCAAGGCAGCTGCAAATTTAGGCGCTGAAGTGTTTTTAATTTCAGGACCCTCACATTTAACTATTCAACATGATTTGGTTCATCTAACGCGAGTGGTTTCGGCTGATGAAATGTACCATGAAGTTCATAAGCACTACAGCTTTGTAGATATCGCCATAGCGGCTGCTGCCGTAGCAGATTATCGTCCTAAAACTGTGGCAGTTCAGAAAATTAAAAAAAGTGAAGCCAACTTGTCTATAGACTTCGTTAAGAATAAAGATATTCTATACGCGATGGGAGAGCTAAAAAAGTCACAGTTTTTGGTCGGATTTGCCCTAGAATCAGAAAATGAGGTAGAAAATGCCATAGGAAAACTTAAAAAAAAGAATTTAGATGCCATTGTTCTTAATTCTTTAAATGACGTTGGTGCTGGTTTTGGTAAAAAAACTAATAAAATAGCTTTCATAGATAAGAATTCTTTAATTAAAACGTTTGATTTAAAAACTAAGGCTGAAGTAGCTTTGGATATTTTGAATCAGATAATACAAAGAATGCATGCTTAA
- the miaA gene encoding tRNA (adenosine(37)-N6)-dimethylallyltransferase MiaA — MKKTLISVVGPTAIGKTKLAIDLAVKYNTAIISADSRQFFKEMKIGTAVPTSSELAAAQHYFIQHKSVLDAYSVGDFEREAVVLIEKLFLKHQILVLVGGSGLYVNAVTKGLDNFPEVAPDIRASLNQKLATEGISTLQELLKKEDPSYFEKVDLQNPHRLIRALEICLGTGKPYSSFLAQTKSKRNFNVITVGIEADRELIYDRINQRVDMMLANGLLEEVKSLLPYKDLNALQTVGYKELFKYFEAEWELDFAISEIKKNTRRFAKRQLTWFKKSKNTIWVKHNENLDEILKKIDHHTNEK; from the coding sequence ATGAAAAAAACCCTTATATCTGTTGTGGGTCCAACGGCTATTGGTAAAACTAAATTAGCTATCGATTTAGCGGTAAAATACAACACGGCCATTATTTCTGCAGATTCTAGACAGTTTTTTAAAGAAATGAAAATCGGCACTGCGGTGCCAACTTCTTCCGAATTAGCAGCAGCACAACATTATTTTATTCAACATAAAAGCGTATTAGATGCGTACTCTGTTGGCGACTTTGAACGCGAAGCCGTTGTTCTGATAGAGAAATTATTTCTAAAACATCAGATACTGGTTTTGGTTGGAGGAAGCGGATTGTATGTAAATGCTGTCACCAAAGGCTTAGATAATTTTCCTGAAGTAGCACCAGATATACGTGCAAGTTTAAATCAAAAATTAGCAACTGAAGGTATTTCTACTCTTCAAGAACTCTTAAAAAAAGAAGATCCTAGCTATTTTGAAAAAGTAGATTTACAAAACCCACACCGACTTATAAGAGCCTTAGAAATTTGTTTAGGTACTGGCAAACCTTATTCATCATTTTTAGCCCAAACCAAGTCAAAAAGAAATTTTAATGTAATTACCGTGGGTATTGAAGCTGATCGTGAACTAATTTATGACAGAATAAACCAACGAGTGGATATGATGTTAGCTAATGGTTTACTGGAAGAAGTAAAGTCGCTCCTCCCCTATAAAGATCTAAACGCTTTACAAACAGTTGGTTATAAAGAATTATTTAAGTATTTTGAGGCTGAATGGGAGTTAGATTTCGCGATTTCCGAAATCAAAAAAAACACGAGAAGGTTCGCGAAACGACAACTAACTTGGTTCAAGAAAAGCAAGAATACCATTTGGGTAAAGCACAATGAGAATTTGGACGAAATTTTAAAAAAAATAGACCACCACACGAATGAAAAATAA
- a CDS encoding ion transporter, with amino-acid sequence MKNKGSQIKWKSKIHEIIYEADTPMGKWFDIALFFLIIISVILVMLESIQGIDAKYHSTLLTLEWVVTIFFTIEYIARVVSIKKPTEYIFSFYGIIDLLSTIPLYLSYVLAGSQVLLALRAFRLLRVFRILKLVRFLGEASQLKNALKASRAKITVFLFAVTIVAIILGTLMYLVEGEEAGFTSIPTSVYWTIVTLTTVGYGDIAPITPQGQFLATIIMLVGYGVIAVPTGIVTVEFGKHLKGNSAVGAKEGTYVHVNTQACTTCAKEGHRDDASHCYNCGSKL; translated from the coding sequence TTGAAAAACAAAGGATCGCAAATTAAATGGAAAAGTAAAATTCATGAAATTATTTATGAAGCCGATACACCCATGGGTAAATGGTTTGATATTGCTTTATTTTTTTTAATTATCATTAGTGTTATCTTAGTAATGCTTGAAAGCATACAAGGTATTGATGCTAAATACCATAGCACTTTGTTAACCTTAGAATGGGTTGTTACCATATTTTTTACCATAGAATACATAGCCAGAGTTGTTAGTATTAAAAAACCTACTGAATATATTTTTAGTTTCTATGGGATTATAGATTTACTTTCTACGATTCCGTTATATTTATCGTATGTCTTAGCTGGATCGCAAGTGCTACTTGCCCTAAGAGCTTTTAGATTGTTGCGTGTTTTTAGAATCTTAAAATTAGTTCGTTTTTTAGGAGAAGCCTCACAATTAAAAAATGCTTTAAAAGCAAGCAGGGCTAAAATTACTGTTTTTCTATTTGCAGTGACCATTGTAGCCATCATATTGGGTACTTTAATGTATTTGGTAGAAGGCGAAGAAGCCGGCTTTACAAGTATCCCCACAAGTGTTTATTGGACCATTGTTACCCTAACGACAGTGGGGTATGGAGATATTGCTCCCATAACACCCCAAGGACAATTTCTAGCCACCATTATTATGCTTGTAGGTTATGGGGTTATTGCTGTACCGACAGGTATAGTAACGGTAGAATTTGGTAAGCATTTAAAAGGAAATTCGGCCGTTGGTGCCAAAGAAGGCACCTATGTACATGTGAATACACAAGCCTGTACTACTTGTGCCAAAGAAGGGCATCGAGACGATGCCTCCCATTGTTATAACTGCGGAAGTAAATTATAA
- a CDS encoding DUF4835 family protein — protein MLKYFYLLVLLLLPFFGTAQEINAVVTVNSDQVSQTNQQIFNTLERSLNDFVNKTKWTNRTYKEVEKLNVRMFITVTEFQNNRFKASIQLQSSRPVFNTAYESPVFNYKDNQYNFEYTEFQPLVFNENVFESNLVSVVAFYAYIMLGIDADTFELEGGTDFYRKAQNIVTQAQGVNSAGWSQDTKERTRFELVDNLMSNTFKEYRAVMYNYHRKGLDILADNNSTGKQVISGSMRLLETLVKRRPNAFLIQTFFDAKSEEIQNVFSDGPKVDVVQLKDILNRIAPLYSKTWNAITY, from the coding sequence ATGCTTAAGTATTTCTACTTACTTGTTCTCCTACTACTGCCATTTTTTGGAACTGCACAGGAAATAAATGCTGTAGTTACCGTAAATTCAGATCAAGTAAGCCAGACGAACCAACAAATATTTAATACTTTAGAAAGGTCATTGAATGATTTTGTAAATAAAACAAAATGGACCAATAGAACGTACAAAGAAGTTGAAAAGCTAAACGTTCGCATGTTTATAACGGTAACTGAATTTCAAAATAACAGATTCAAAGCAAGCATTCAATTGCAATCCTCTAGACCAGTCTTCAATACAGCTTATGAAAGTCCGGTTTTTAATTATAAGGACAATCAATATAATTTTGAGTATACTGAATTTCAGCCTCTAGTATTTAATGAAAATGTTTTTGAATCTAATTTAGTAAGTGTTGTTGCATTTTATGCCTATATTATGTTGGGTATTGATGCAGATACTTTTGAGTTAGAGGGAGGTACTGATTTTTACCGAAAGGCTCAGAATATAGTGACCCAGGCTCAAGGTGTTAATTCTGCAGGATGGAGTCAAGATACCAAAGAAAGGACTCGTTTCGAATTAGTAGATAATTTAATGTCGAATACGTTTAAAGAATATAGGGCTGTGATGTATAATTATCATAGAAAAGGCTTAGATATTCTGGCAGATAATAACAGCACAGGAAAACAAGTGATTTCAGGAAGCATGCGTCTACTAGAAACTTTAGTGAAGAGAAGACCAAATGCCTTTTTAATTCAGACTTTTTTTGATGCAAAATCAGAAGAAATTCAAAATGTTTTTTCAGATGGTCCCAAGGTAGATGTTGTACAGTTAAAAGATATTTTAAACCGTATCGCGCCCTTGTATTCTAAAACTTGGAATGCTATTACCTATTAG
- a CDS encoding exonuclease domain-containing protein, producing MYAVLDIETTGGKYNEEGITEIAIHKFDGHEVVDQFISLVNPEKDIQPFVVNLTGISNKMLTTAPKFYEVAKRIIEITEDCVLIAHNAQFDYRILRTEFRRLGYNFERKTICTVELAQKLLPEAESYSLGKLVRSLGIPVSDRHRANGDALATLKLFKLLLSKDLDKTIIKTVVKAETLGELSPRQLDIVEELPSEVGVFYMHNKEAEIILLNKSSNIKKRVNQYFTNSGNRARKIQKEMRSVTYEKTGSELVALLKENEELIRNKPKYNAYYKRQLFSFAVYAVPNEQGYLQLKAEKLTNNIHLRVTTFTSLEAAENFLHAIRDEFQLCNKLNGLSQAKSNCSKYDEGTCLGACVQKENTEAYNKRVQEVLLKYSLNDKNIVIVDKGRVLGEQSVILIKNGIFKGLGFCDLNYQINTTKILETIIAPMDGNANTNHIIETYLRKRKVKHILDLN from the coding sequence ATGTACGCCGTATTAGATATTGAAACTACTGGAGGAAAATACAATGAAGAGGGTATTACCGAAATAGCTATTCATAAGTTTGATGGCCACGAGGTGGTTGACCAGTTCATAAGCTTAGTGAACCCTGAAAAAGATATTCAGCCTTTTGTGGTAAACCTTACGGGGATCAGCAATAAAATGCTGACTACTGCCCCGAAATTCTACGAAGTCGCCAAACGTATCATCGAAATTACCGAAGACTGTGTACTTATTGCTCACAACGCGCAGTTCGATTATCGTATTTTAAGAACCGAATTTAGGCGCTTAGGCTATAATTTTGAACGAAAAACCATTTGTACGGTCGAATTAGCTCAAAAATTACTGCCAGAAGCAGAATCGTATAGTTTAGGTAAGCTTGTACGCTCACTAGGCATTCCGGTAAGTGACCGTCATAGAGCTAATGGAGACGCTTTAGCTACTTTAAAACTATTTAAACTACTCTTATCTAAAGATTTGGATAAAACCATCATAAAAACGGTGGTAAAGGCTGAAACCCTTGGGGAACTTTCACCGAGACAACTAGATATTGTCGAAGAATTACCATCGGAAGTTGGTGTTTTTTATATGCACAATAAAGAGGCTGAAATTATTCTCTTGAACAAAAGCAGTAACATCAAAAAAAGAGTCAACCAGTATTTTACCAATAGCGGCAATAGAGCTCGTAAAATTCAAAAAGAAATGCGAAGTGTTACCTACGAAAAAACGGGTAGCGAACTTGTTGCACTTTTAAAAGAAAACGAAGAGTTGATCAGAAACAAACCAAAATACAACGCATATTACAAAAGACAGTTATTTTCTTTTGCGGTATATGCCGTACCTAATGAACAAGGGTATTTACAGTTAAAAGCCGAAAAATTAACGAATAACATTCACTTAAGGGTAACCACGTTTACGAGTTTAGAAGCTGCAGAGAATTTTCTGCACGCCATTAGAGATGAATTTCAATTGTGCAATAAATTAAACGGACTCTCACAAGCCAAAAGCAATTGTTCAAAATACGACGAGGGTACTTGTTTAGGCGCTTGTGTTCAAAAAGAAAATACAGAAGCGTACAATAAAAGAGTTCAAGAAGTCTTATTAAAGTATAGCTTAAACGATAAAAACATAGTCATTGTTGATAAAGGACGAGTTCTGGGGGAACAAAGTGTTATTTTAATTAAAAATGGTATCTTTAAGGGACTCGGTTTTTGTGATCTAAATTATCAAATCAATACGACAAAAATATTAGAAACAATTATTGCTCCTATGGACGGTAACGCAAACACCAACCATATCATAGAAACCTATTTAAGAAAAAGAAAAGTAAAACATATTCTAGACCTTAATTAA
- a CDS encoding DNA-directed RNA polymerase subunit omega, with amino-acid sequence MNMNDLKNSKAPVSTVTINKNEFDAPTGNIYEAISIAAKRAVQINSEIKKELLEKLEEFATYSDSLEEVFENKEQIEVSKFYEKLPKAHALAVNEWLEDKIYHRNTAKDLE; translated from the coding sequence ATGAATATGAACGATTTAAAAAACTCAAAAGCTCCTGTTTCTACAGTAACCATTAACAAGAATGAATTTGATGCTCCTACAGGAAACATTTATGAAGCTATCTCAATAGCTGCTAAAAGAGCTGTTCAAATAAACTCTGAAATCAAAAAAGAGTTACTTGAGAAACTAGAAGAGTTCGCTACGTACAGCGATAGTTTAGAAGAGGTTTTCGAAAATAAAGAGCAAATTGAAGTTTCAAAATTTTACGAAAAACTACCAAAAGCTCATGCACTAGCGGTAAATGAGTGGTTAGAAGATAAAATATATCACAGAAATACAGCCAAAGATCTAGAGTAA